Genomic DNA from Fimbriimonas ginsengisoli Gsoil 348:
TTGAAGCAAAGCACGTCAGCTACAAAAAAGGATGCTATGTGGGGCAAGAAGTCCTGATGCGGATCCACAGCCGGGGCCACACGAATAAGACTTGGGTCGGCCTGCTCGCCGATGGTCCCCTTGAGGTCGGTGGGGAAGTTCACGGCGCTGGACAGGGCGCGGTCGGGGTGCTGACCAGCGTTGCCGAGTCTCCTACATTCGGCCACATTGGCGGGGCGACAGTTCGAAACGAGGTTGCGTCGAACGGGGAATCTTTGCGGGTCATCACCGAGCGAGGGGAAGTAGATGTGGAAGTCCGCATCCTGCCCCTCACCTTGTAGTCGAATAGGAATTTGGAGCCGTGGGCTTTCCTGGCGCGGGTATAACTTGCCATAGGGTCCCGACTGCCTCAACGGCGAGGTCATGTCGGGCCACCACCTCCCAACCTTCTATTTGAGGAACCTGTGGCCAAACAAGCCGAGAAAAAAACCCCCGCCAAACCCATCGAAGAGTCGAAAGAGCAGCTCGAAGCTTATTACCGCGAGATGCTTTTCATCCGGCACTTTGAAGAGAAGTCAAACGTTGCATACCGCCTCGGCAAAATCGGCGGCTACATGCATACCTACATCGGAATGGAAGCGCTGGCAACCGGCTGGCTGCACTCGATCCGGATGGGTCACGACTATGTCATTACCGCTTACCGCGACCACGCCCATGCGTTAATCCTTGGCACCGATCCGGTCGCGGTCTTCGCCGAGTTGATGGGCCGCAAGGGTGGTACCGCCGGCGGAAAGGGTGGCTCGATGCACATCTTCGACCCGGCGAACGGCTTCTACGGAGGCTGGGGTATCGTCGGCGGGCATCTTCCGCTGGGAGCGGGACTCGCCTTCGCGGTGAAGTACCGTCAGGAAGACAAAGTCGTTCTGAACTTCATGGGTGATGGCGCGGCGAACCAGGGCGTGGTCTTTGAAACGCTCAACATGGCCGGCCTGTACGACCTGCCCTGCATCTTCATCATCGAGAACAACGAGTTCGCGATGGGGACTCGGCTGGAGTACCACGCCGCCGACCCAGAGCTTTGGAAGCGAGGCATTCCATTCGGCATTAAGAGCGAGCGGATCGACGGCATGGACGTCATCCAGATGCGGAAGGACGCCCAACGCATCGTCGACTGGGTTCGCGAGAACAAGAAGCCGTACTTCGTGGAAGTGATGTGCTACCGCTATGCCGGCCACGGCGCGGCCGACAACGACCGGCAGCTCTACCGAACCAAGGAAGAGGAAGCCGAGAACCAGAAGCGCGATCCGATCCAGCGCCTCAAGAACTATCTGCTCGAAAAGCAGTACGTCTCCGAGGAGGTTCTCGAAGCGATCGACGCCGAGGAGCTCGAGCGGGTCGAGAAGATTTACGAGGAAGCCGATGCCCAGCCGTTCCCGGATCCGGATGAGGTTTACGACAACATTTATTCCGACATGAAGCCGGAGCAAGGGCACTAGGAATGTCAAATACAATCGAATTAACCTACCGAGAGGCTCTCACCAAGAGCATGCAGGAGGAGATGGATAAGAACGCCGACGTCTTCCTGATGGGAGAGGACATCGGCCGGTACCAGGGGACCTTCAAGGTCACTCGGGGCTTGGTTGAGAAGTACGGAGCCCGCGAGAGCGAGTTCAACCCACGCGTTTTGGACACTCCGATCACCGAAGCCGGCTTTGCCGGAATCGCGACCGGCGCGGCAATGGCGGGTCTTCGACCGATCGTCGAGTTCATGACGATGAGCTTCTCGATCCTCGCGCTCGACCAGATCATCAACCACACGGCGAAGATCCATTACATGTCGAACGGCGTGGTCAAGTGCCCGATCGTCTTCCGTGGACCCGGTGGCGCGGCCAAGCAGCTTTCGGCACAGCACTCTCACTCGATGGAGGGGTGGTTCGCCCACGTGCCCGGCCTGAAGGTGGTGGCGCCGGCGTTCGCCAGCGACGCTTACGGACTTCTGAAGACGGCGGTCGCCGACGACAATCCGGTCATCTTCTACGAGAACCCGGGTCTGTACGCCACGAAGGGGATGGTGCCCGACGATCCGAACTACATGCTTCCGCTTGGCAAGGCCAATGTGGTCAAGGAAGGGAAGGACCTGTCGCTCATCGGCTACAGCCGCATGACCCACGTCAACCTCGCCGCCGCCGAACTCCTGGCGAAGGACGGCATCGACGTGGAAGTCGTCGACGTCATCTCGCTTCTGCCGCTCGACATGCCGACGATCTATGCGTCGATTCGGAAGACGCATCGCGCCGTCGTCGTCTACGAAGACTGGCGAAGCGGCGGATTCGGGGCGGAGATCGTGGCTCGGATCCAAGAGGACTGCTTCGACGACCTCGACGCCCCAGTTGGCCGGGTCGGCGGGCTCAACGTACCGATGCCCTACGCTCGAAACCTCGAGTTGCAGTGCATTCCGGACGAGAACGACGTCGTCGCGGCCGTTCGCAAGATTAGCTAGTCTCTTAAAGCCCCCTCTCCCTCCTCCGGACCCATCACGGTAGAAACCGAATGCCGAACGAGGGAGAGGGACTTGTCGTTACACACATCTTTGGGTTCAAGAATCCAAGTAGCTCCCCTTCATCACACTAACCCACTCCAAGGTTTGGGGGAGCATCTCGCATGAGGTCGGAAGCCCCTCGTGTCGAACTACTCGAATGCCGCTGTAAAACAGGAGAAGAATCAGTACCAAACTCCCCTCGCGGAGAAGGAGAGGACGCCGAAGGATCTTAGGTGATTCCGCCCTTTCAGGGCTTGAGGAAATGGGTCGCCTCCACCCAGGGCTTACGCCCTGCGCTGGCAGATGCCGCCTCTTTGAGGCTGGATTGGGACGAGCCATCGTCCGCACCTTCAATCATTAGTCGCCGCCAACCGGGACAAATACCATGCGACGGCTTCCGGAGGAGGGGAGTTTGGTACTTTCGGTTTTCCGCGGAGTTGTTGGCTTGAGAGATGTATATAACGAGAAGGAGGAGGCGGTCGCGTGAGGGCTCCGGGCAGCAAAGATCAGAAACGGCGAGCACGGCGTAATATCAACGCATGCTGTCCATCCTTGCGTTCAGTCTTGCCTTAGCTGGCTCCCTGCAAGACACCCCGGATGCTGTCCTCGTCCGCATTAGACTCAAGATCGAGTCGCTGCAAGCAAAACCTCAGCCCGATCTCTATGTCCTGCACCTTAAGTCGGTCCTCGCCCTTTCGCAAGCCGAGGTTCTCAAGCTTCAGTTCGGAAACGAAGCGCAGTCGAAGGAAGTCCTCGGCTACCTTCAGACCATCGACCACGGCCTGAACGACGACGGCGACAAGGCGGAGACCTACCTTCGAGACGGGACGCGCGCATTGACTCTAGCCAGGCTGTCGAAGGTCGATGGCTCGCTCCAGTACTGTACCGTCGGACTCCCCCCACACTGGGATCCGAGTCACGCCTACCCGATGATCGTCGGGATGCATGGCGCGGGGCCGCGCATCCCGCTTGCCTATGTGAACTTCACGTTCCTCCCTCACGGGAAGAGCGAGAAGCCACTCCGGGAAGTAATCACCGTCGTCCCTTGGGGACGCGGTAACCGGGGTTGGCGCGACGACGGGGAGAGCGACCTTTGGGAGGCCATCGAAGAGGTCAAGAGCTTTGCCAAGGTCGATCCTGACCGGTGCTATATGGCCGGCCATTCGATGGGAGCGGACGGCGTATGGGCGATTGCCCAGCGGACTCCGGATTTGTGGGCAGCGGTGGCGATGATGGCGGGCAGCACCTACTCGGCGCCGCCGGAACTTGGCTTGGTACCCAATGCCGCGCACCTGCCGTTCTACATCTGGATCGGCGATCAAGATTCGAATAAAGATCGGATCCCTTCGTCGCAACAGGCACGAGACGCATTAGCCGCAGTAGGAAATACGCCTACGTTCGTTTTGCAACCTGGCGTGGGGCATTCACCGCGAGGCGAAGACGAGGACGCAAAGACCGATTGGCTGCTTAGACACGTCCGCAGGCGGCCGGATCATTTCTCGTTCGTGGTGGACACCCTTCGCCACCGGGGCGTGTGGGGAGTTTTCGCCCTGCGTCGAAACGCGACCCGGGCGACGCTGCCGGAGCCCAACGTAAAGTTCGAGGTTTGGATCGAGGGTCAACGGGTGCGGATTGAAGCGCCAGACGCACCCAAGATGCGAGTCGATCTTGGCTCGACAGGGCTCGGTATGACCGGCGATGTCGAAGTGGTGTTCAACGGCAAATCGGTCTTCAATGGTCCGGTGCCGATCACGCCGATCGAAATTGGGTGAAGGGGCGCTAGGTGTTGGGCGTTAGGGCTTTCCTTCCATTCCCCAACGCCCAACGCCCTAACGCCATAACGCCTATCACATACCGTGATCCATCTTCGTGGCGCCCATCATGGTTTTCTTGGCGATGAGCATCTTGTAGTGCATGGTGACGGCGGGGAGCGTCTTAACGGCGTACGCCTTGACGTCCTGGTCCCGACCATTCTGGATTTCACCTTTGAACTTCATCGAAGTGGCGGCATGGCCGTCCTTCTGCCACATCTGGTAGGCGCTGTCGAAAGCCGAACCTCGGAGGCTTGCAAGCTTGTTGTACGCCTTCTGAAGCTTGGAAGGGAGGTTGGAAGGGAGCGATACGCCCTTGTTCGATGCGACCGCCTTCAGCTCTTCCTGGGATCCCTTGTGCTCGTGGATCATTTCCTTGGCGAACTCTTGGACGAACGTGTCGTTACTTCGCTCGGCGGCGAGTTGGCTCGTTAGGATCTCGAACATGTTCGCCGCGGCGGCATCCTTAACGAACTTCATGTCGCGCGAGTTGAGTCCGCTTACGGTGCGGAACAGTCTCTCCGGGCGGCCGTCCTGCGAAATCGAAACGTTTTGCGCGAACGCCGGTACGACGAGCGAAAATGCTGCGACCGCGATCGCTCCGAAATTCTTAGTGTTCATGTTGGGCTCTCCTTGGTTAGCGTCGCGTCGAGCGACCCTGCGTTTACGATCAGGCCTTCCGGTTGCTTGTTCCAACTTCTTCTCAGGTCCCGAACCGCGGTAGGACCATTGCGTCTGATAGGGGTTCATGCGGTTCGAAAACAAGGTTTGTATCGTCACGGGAGCGGCTTCGGGAATAGGGCTCGCGACGGCTAACCGGATGGCATCCGAGGGAGGAAGGGTCGCCATCGTCGATCTGAAAGCGGAAGCCGCGGAGGCGGCGGCCCAGGCGATTGGGGAGGCGGCAATCTCCTTAGTGGCGGACGTCGGAGACGCGGGTGCGATCCAAGACGGGATTCACGCCGTGCTGGAAAAATGGGGCCGCATCGACGTGCTCGTCAATAACGCGGCGATGATGACGTTTCAGCTTCTCGAGGAGCTAACGGTGGAGCAATGGGATCATGTGCTTGCGGTGAATCTCCGCTCGGTCTTTGCTTTTTGCAGAGGGGTGGCTCCGCATATTCAAGGGGGCGCCATCGTCAACGTCTCGTCCGTCCATGCCCACGAGACGACGGCAAACGTAATTCCGTACGCCAGCAGTAAAGGGGGAATGGAAGCTTTTTGCCGGGCGATGAGTCAGGAATATCCGATCGAAAAGCTCCGAATCAACTGCGTGGCGCCGGGAGCCATCAACACGCCGATGCTTTGGAACAATCCGAACGTGAAAAGCGGCAAAGAGAAAATAACCGGAAAAGTCGGCGAGCCCGAGGATGTGGCGGCGGCAATCTGCTTCCTTGCTAGCGACGAGGCGAAGTTTATCAACGGAACCACGCTCGTCGTAGACGGTGGCCGGCTGGATGTCTTGTAGGTTTTCAAATATGCATCACGACTTCATGTTCGCGACCGGGATAGAGAACAGCTACCCGGTGATCGAAGTCGATGGGCGCCCGAAGCGCATCGATCAAATGCAGAAGTGCGGCCACTACGAGCGGTGGCGCGAAGACTTCGAGCTCGTTCGGGAGATGGGCATCGAATACCTCCGGTACGGGCCTCCTTACTACCAAACCCACCTTGGGCCGGGCCAATACGACTGGAGCTTCACCGACGAAACTTTTCAGGCTCTGTACGAGATGGGGATCACTCCGATCGTGGATCTGTGCCACTTCGGGACTCCCGACTGGCTGGGCGCGACGTTTCAAAACCGCGAATGGCCGCAATTCTTCGCCGAGTACGCCAAAGCGTTTGCCGAGCGTTATCCCTGGATCCGTCTCTTTACGCCGGTGAACGAGATCTTCATCGCCGCCCAGTTCTCGGCTCAATTCGGCTGGTGGAACGAGCGGCTTTGCTCAGATGTGGCCTACGTCACGGCACTCCATAACCTGTGCAAGGCGAACGTAATGGCGATGCGGGCCATCCGTTCCGTGCGCCCCAACGCCACCTTCATTCAGAGCGAGTCTTCGGAATACTTCCACTCCCAAGATCCTCATTGCGAGCCGTACGCCTATTTTCTCAACCACAAGAGATTCCTTCCCCTCGATCTAACTTACGGCCGAGAAATTAACGCGATGATGTACGAGTACCTACTCGACCATGGCATGACGCGCGAGGATTACCAGTGGTTTCGAGACAACAACGTCCGCGGCAGTTGTGTCATGGGGAACGACTACTACTGGACGAACGAGCACTCGGTTTGCGCCGACCGAGCCATCGAACCGTCGGGAGAAGTGTTCGGCTATTACGTCATTACCAAGCAATACTTCGACCGTTATCGGCTGCCGGTGATGCATACCGAGACGAACACGACCACGGAACGTTCGGTCGAGTGGCTTCGAAAAGAGTGGGCGAACCTTCACCGTCTCAAACTCGACGGTGTCCCGATCCTCGGCTTTACTTGGTATTCGCTCACCGATCAGATCGACTGGGACGTCGCTCTGCGGGAGGAAAATAATCGGGTGCATACGGTGGGGCTCTACGACCTCGACCGAAAGATCCGCCCGGTGGGCGAGGCCTACAAGAAGCTGATCGCACAGTGGGGCGGCATCCTCCCGACCGCCTCCGCCACTTTGCGTCCCTTCTTGTAGGCGGAGCATTTCCGGCTAGTGGGTCTCACCAGCGCGGTAACATCGGCCACCGATCCATGAGCATTCGGACCGATCCTCGCCAGTTCAAGGGCCTCAGCAAGTTCGTATCGCTCGTCCTGCGTCACGAGCCTGGATTGGCAGGCCTCGAGCTCGAGGTGGGCGGATGGGTTTCGGTGGATCGACTTATCGAAGGTCGGCGGACGTAGAGGAAAGCCCTTCATTCTGGAAGTCGACGCTCAGAGGATGACCGAAAAAGGCTATCTGTTCTACCGCTCCGACAACGGGGTATGGCTTACTGAGCACGTTCCTTGCGCTTACATTAAATTCGCCGACGGCTAATTATTTGGTGAACCCAAGCCGGTTACGCCGGCACATATGGGCCGAAAGATCGGAAATGTCCCGCAATTTAGGATTAGACCTCAACCTGGTGGCACCGGCCGCCGAAGTGAAACGTTAAGTGCTTTGGATATCAAGGCGATGGATAATGCCGTGAAGTTCACGAAAAAGGAGCGCAACCCGGGACGATTTCGGCAGTTTAATGGGTAGGAGAAGCTATGGACAGTAGTGGGATCGAGGTTTTGATGCAGCGAGGCCAGTGGGATGACGCTATCTCGGCCTGTCGTGCCGCGTTACAGGTCACGCCTACCAGCGCCAAAATCAACGGCTACCTGGGTATGTGCTATTTCCGGAAGAACGAGTATGCCGCGGCGATCGATCCTCTTCGTCGCGCCTGCACGCTCGATCCGAAGTGCTGGCAAGCGGGAGCGCGCCTGGCACAGTGTTACGACCGCCTCCACCGTTATGAGGAAGCGTACGAGATCGCTAAGGTGTGGCAGCGCGTCAACCCAAGCGACCCCACCCTTCAAGGCCTCGTTTACACACTCGAGCATCAGGTTCGGGGCAACCGGAAGGACGGTTGGGAAAGAACTCAACACCTCGCTCACGAGGTCACCTTCTCGCAGGAATAAATCTCCGTGGGGAGGGCAGAGCTGGAGCTCTGCGGTCCGGATGGGTGGAGCTACCCAGGGTCCTTGGTTACGGAGAGTGCGCCGGTACGGCGGCCGGAGTTACCGTGGCATCTCCGCCTAGGCGGACCGTGATTTCCGGGAGCCAGTCAGCTCTGGGATCGGTGGTGTCTTTGTGGACGTTCGTGGTCCCTACCTTCTGGGCAATCTCGCGGGCGAACCCCTCGTAGACCGCCTTTCGGAACACGACCTCGCTTTGGCCGAGTTTCTCCCGCAGATTGCCGCCGCTGGTGGCGGCAAAACCGGCCTCGCAAAGGGAGTTAGCCGTCGCTCGGGCCAACCCGTCTCGCCCGCTCCCGTTGTAGACATTCACTCGCATCAGCTTTCGCCCGGCGGTTATATCCCCAAGAAGAAGCCAATTCATGGTGAGCTGGCTCCTCTCCAGATCGGGGGACCAGAAGTAGACGCCGTCGATCGTATCGTCTTTGCCGGGGATGCTGGCGCCGCTTAGGTCGCCGCCTCCCGACTTGCGGAAAATGGCGGCGAGGGCAAGCAATTGCGTCCGGCTCAGATCGGTTTCCACCTGCTGGAAGGCGACGTCTAATAGGTGCGGCGCTTGAGCGATGTTTTGGGGTCGCAAAGCTTCGTGGGTAAGCGCCCGCATTAGCTGCTGCTGCCTCTCGGTTCTGCGGAGGTCGCCTTCCTCAAGCGACGCCGAGTGATGGACCGGGATCTTCTCTCCGTTGGGACCGATCCGGTGGGTTCCCATCTTTCGGAAGCGAACGAACCCGACGGCATCGGACCCTCCCAGACGATGCTGGCCCTTGGTAATGTCGATCTTGAGGCCGGCCCAAGAATCCTCGTAAAACATGTCATCGATCGCCTCGACGTCGACGCCGCCGACCGCGTCGACCAGCGCCTTGACCGCATCGGCCTTCAGCACCACATAGTGATCGGCATTGACTCCGAACTGCGAGGCGACGGTATCGCGAAGAAGTTTGATGCCACCCCGCTGAAACGTCGCGTTGATCTTCCCGGTTATGCCGTCCGGCGCTTTAACGTGGGTATCGCGAGGGATGCTGACCGCGGTGAGCTTCGCCGTGACAAGGTCGACGGAAAGCAGCATCACCGTGTCGGACCGGGATCCGGTGGTGTACTCGATCCCCTTGTTCGTGTGGTTGTAGTCCTTGCCCGCGATCAGGATGATCGTGCGGTCGCGGCCAGGAAACTGCCCGCGAGGGTTGGCCATGGCGGCGAGGGGGTCCAGGATGCTGCCGTGCGGCGAGAGGGCTCGCATGACCCGGTAGGCCCAAGAGCCGCTAAGGATCACGACGATCAGTAGTACGACGCCAAAGACTCGCCGTCCAATTTTCCGGGATGGGGTCGAATTTCGGCGGCGCCTCAAACGGGATGGACTCTCCTCATTATTCTCAAGCCGGCAGGCACGGCCTCCTTCATGATGGCACGCCTGCCAAACCTACCAGGCCGTAGGTGGCGCTCAGTGCGGTTAGCTTCGCTTTATCCATAAGCGTGATGCACCCGTCCGGCTAAGTAGAATCTTCACGTAATGGCAGCTCAACTCCACGAATATCCCGTTCAGGTCAGTTGGTCCGGAGGGCGCGAAGGGAACGGAAACGCCACCGCCGGCCACAGCGGAACCGCGTTCGACCTCGCCGTTCCTCCCGAATTCCAGGGCCCCGGCGGGGCGACGAATCCCGAGGAGCTGCTCACCAGCGCGATTACCGCCTGCTACAGCATGACCTTCGGAATCATCGCCGCCAATCGTCGCTTGCCGGTAAAGGACCTCAAGGTAGAGGCGGTGGGAACGGTGGAGCAGCAGGGGGCGAGCTTCACGTATAAGCAGGTCGTGATTCGTCCGACGATCACCTTAGACGGCTCCGCCACCGACGCCCAGGTCGCGACCGCGGAGGATCTTGCCCATAAAGCGGACAACTACTGCATTATCACGAACGCGGTTCGTGGAAAGGTTGAAGTTTCGGTAGAACCGAAGGTGATACGATAGATCGCTCGCGGCGAACCGCCTGAAGCATTTAGGTAAAAGATATTGATGCGCAAAAAGCTCGTCGTCGGCAACTGGAAGATGAATATGACCCGTCCCGAGGCGGCGGCCTGCGTGGAGGGCCTGGTTCGGTTGGTCGGACGTGAGGACGTGGCGGTCGCGATCTGCCCACCCTACCTCGCACTCGATTGCGTGCAGTATCTTCTGAGGAATACCAGCATCGCCTTGGGAGCCCAGGATGTGTTCTGGAAAGAATCCGGCGCATTCACGGGCCAGGTGAGCGCAAACATGCTTGCGGATGTCGGGTGCAGCTATTGCATCGTAGGGCACAGCGAGACGCGCGGCCGGTTCGGCAAGCTGGAAGTCGCCGAGTCGACGCTCGGTTACTTCTCGGAAACCGACGAGACGGTCAACCTGA
This window encodes:
- the pdhA gene encoding pyruvate dehydrogenase (acetyl-transferring) E1 component subunit alpha; translated protein: MAKQAEKKTPAKPIEESKEQLEAYYREMLFIRHFEEKSNVAYRLGKIGGYMHTYIGMEALATGWLHSIRMGHDYVITAYRDHAHALILGTDPVAVFAELMGRKGGTAGGKGGSMHIFDPANGFYGGWGIVGGHLPLGAGLAFAVKYRQEDKVVLNFMGDGAANQGVVFETLNMAGLYDLPCIFIIENNEFAMGTRLEYHAADPELWKRGIPFGIKSERIDGMDVIQMRKDAQRIVDWVRENKKPYFVEVMCYRYAGHGAADNDRQLYRTKEEEAENQKRDPIQRLKNYLLEKQYVSEEVLEAIDAEELERVEKIYEEADAQPFPDPDEVYDNIYSDMKPEQGH
- a CDS encoding alpha-ketoacid dehydrogenase subunit beta, which translates into the protein MSNTIELTYREALTKSMQEEMDKNADVFLMGEDIGRYQGTFKVTRGLVEKYGARESEFNPRVLDTPITEAGFAGIATGAAMAGLRPIVEFMTMSFSILALDQIINHTAKIHYMSNGVVKCPIVFRGPGGAAKQLSAQHSHSMEGWFAHVPGLKVVAPAFASDAYGLLKTAVADDNPVIFYENPGLYATKGMVPDDPNYMLPLGKANVVKEGKDLSLIGYSRMTHVNLAAAELLAKDGIDVEVVDVISLLPLDMPTIYASIRKTHRAVVVYEDWRSGGFGAEIVARIQEDCFDDLDAPVGRVGGLNVPMPYARNLELQCIPDENDVVAAVRKIS
- a CDS encoding dienelactone hydrolase family protein, with protein sequence MLSILAFSLALAGSLQDTPDAVLVRIRLKIESLQAKPQPDLYVLHLKSVLALSQAEVLKLQFGNEAQSKEVLGYLQTIDHGLNDDGDKAETYLRDGTRALTLARLSKVDGSLQYCTVGLPPHWDPSHAYPMIVGMHGAGPRIPLAYVNFTFLPHGKSEKPLREVITVVPWGRGNRGWRDDGESDLWEAIEEVKSFAKVDPDRCYMAGHSMGADGVWAIAQRTPDLWAAVAMMAGSTYSAPPELGLVPNAAHLPFYIWIGDQDSNKDRIPSSQQARDALAAVGNTPTFVLQPGVGHSPRGEDEDAKTDWLLRHVRRRPDHFSFVVDTLRHRGVWGVFALRRNATRATLPEPNVKFEVWIEGQRVRIEAPDAPKMRVDLGSTGLGMTGDVEVVFNGKSVFNGPVPITPIEIG
- a CDS encoding DUF4142 domain-containing protein, with translation MNTKNFGAIAVAAFSLVVPAFAQNVSISQDGRPERLFRTVSGLNSRDMKFVKDAAAANMFEILTSQLAAERSNDTFVQEFAKEMIHEHKGSQEELKAVASNKGVSLPSNLPSKLQKAYNKLASLRGSAFDSAYQMWQKDGHAATSMKFKGEIQNGRDQDVKAYAVKTLPAVTMHYKMLIAKKTMMGATKMDHGM
- a CDS encoding SDR family NAD(P)-dependent oxidoreductase, which gives rise to MRFENKVCIVTGAASGIGLATANRMASEGGRVAIVDLKAEAAEAAAQAIGEAAISLVADVGDAGAIQDGIHAVLEKWGRIDVLVNNAAMMTFQLLEELTVEQWDHVLAVNLRSVFAFCRGVAPHIQGGAIVNVSSVHAHETTANVIPYASSKGGMEAFCRAMSQEYPIEKLRINCVAPGAINTPMLWNNPNVKSGKEKITGKVGEPEDVAAAICFLASDEAKFINGTTLVVDGGRLDVL
- a CDS encoding family 1 glycosylhydrolase encodes the protein MHHDFMFATGIENSYPVIEVDGRPKRIDQMQKCGHYERWREDFELVREMGIEYLRYGPPYYQTHLGPGQYDWSFTDETFQALYEMGITPIVDLCHFGTPDWLGATFQNREWPQFFAEYAKAFAERYPWIRLFTPVNEIFIAAQFSAQFGWWNERLCSDVAYVTALHNLCKANVMAMRAIRSVRPNATFIQSESSEYFHSQDPHCEPYAYFLNHKRFLPLDLTYGREINAMMYEYLLDHGMTREDYQWFRDNNVRGSCVMGNDYYWTNEHSVCADRAIEPSGEVFGYYVITKQYFDRYRLPVMHTETNTTTERSVEWLRKEWANLHRLKLDGVPILGFTWYSLTDQIDWDVALREENNRVHTVGLYDLDRKIRPVGEAYKKLIAQWGGILPTASATLRPFL
- a CDS encoding RNA 2'-phosphotransferase — encoded protein: MSIRTDPRQFKGLSKFVSLVLRHEPGLAGLELEVGGWVSVDRLIEGRRT
- a CDS encoding tetratricopeptide repeat protein, with the protein product MDSSGIEVLMQRGQWDDAISACRAALQVTPTSAKINGYLGMCYFRKNEYAAAIDPLRRACTLDPKCWQAGARLAQCYDRLHRYEEAYEIAKVWQRVNPSDPTLQGLVYTLEHQVRGNRKDGWERTQHLAHEVTFSQE
- a CDS encoding LCP family protein, with the protein product MRRRRNSTPSRKIGRRVFGVVLLIVVILSGSWAYRVMRALSPHGSILDPLAAMANPRGQFPGRDRTIILIAGKDYNHTNKGIEYTTGSRSDTVMLLSVDLVTAKLTAVSIPRDTHVKAPDGITGKINATFQRGGIKLLRDTVASQFGVNADHYVVLKADAVKALVDAVGGVDVEAIDDMFYEDSWAGLKIDITKGQHRLGGSDAVGFVRFRKMGTHRIGPNGEKIPVHHSASLEEGDLRRTERQQQLMRALTHEALRPQNIAQAPHLLDVAFQQVETDLSRTQLLALAAIFRKSGGGDLSGASIPGKDDTIDGVYFWSPDLERSQLTMNWLLLGDITAGRKLMRVNVYNGSGRDGLARATANSLCEAGFAATSGGNLREKLGQSEVVFRKAVYEGFAREIAQKVGTTNVHKDTTDPRADWLPEITVRLGGDATVTPAAVPAHSP
- a CDS encoding OsmC family protein, which translates into the protein MAAQLHEYPVQVSWSGGREGNGNATAGHSGTAFDLAVPPEFQGPGGATNPEELLTSAITACYSMTFGIIAANRRLPVKDLKVEAVGTVEQQGASFTYKQVVIRPTITLDGSATDAQVATAEDLAHKADNYCIITNAVRGKVEVSVEPKVIR